One Mycolicibacterium rufum genomic window, AACCCGCGGTCGAGGAATCCCCTGACGTGGCAGATGCAGTGGCCTCCTGCGGCCGCCGAGGAACGCGTCGCGCAGGGGTGACGGTCCGGGCGCAGCTCCCGCGGTGGCGGGGCGACCAGGCCTGGGCCGCCACAGTTTCGAGAGCTCGCTGTGCGTCGTCGACACTGCGCACGAGGCTGAAGTTCGTCTCCGCGCGGCGGCGGGCCGCGATCCCCATCCGTTGCGCGGTGTCGGCATTGCCGACCAACTCGACGATCGCGTCGGCCAGTCGCGGGGGATCTCCGGCCGGCACCAGCGAGCCGGTCACCCCGTCGATCACCATCTCGGGGATACCCCCCACTGCCGTACACACCGTCGGACGCCCGGATGCCATCGCCTCCAGAATCGCGATCGGGAAGCAGTCGTCACGCGAGCTCAACGTGAAGACGTCGACGGCCCGCAGGATCCGGTTGATGTCGTGGCGGGCGCCGATGAAGTGCACCTGCTCGCGCAGCCCGAGATCCTCGCGGAGCCTCTCGAGCTCCGGCCGCGTCGGGCCGTCGCCGATGACGAGAAAGTTCACCTGCGGCATCGCGTCGGCGACGCGGCGGGCAGCCTTCAGGAACGTGGCGTGGTCCTTCTCGGGCCGCAATGCGGCCACGATTCCGACCACCGGCTCCTCAGGGTCGATCCCGAACTCGGTGAGCGGTCGGCGATCGGTGTGGGGATCGAACTGTGAGGTGTCGACGCCGTTGTAGACGATGCGGATCTTGTCCTGCTTGTACCCGAGCGTGCCCACCAGGTAGTCCCGCTGCGCCTCGGCGACACCGAAATACGCAGTCGTCCAGCGATCCAGTATACGGTCGGCGGCATCGCGCAGAGCGCCACGGGGCTCCGGATCGGCGATGTTGTGCACCCACACGACAGTGCACCGGACACCCGCGAGCAGGGCTGCGACGCGGCCCAGTGCTTCGGCGTTGTAACCGCGGACAACGACCACGTCCGGCCGTGTCCGTCGCATGGTGGTGACCAGCTTCCACAACGTCTGCGCCGCTTGGCGTTTGCGTAGTCGCCAGGCCGTCACCTCGATGCCCTCGGCGGCCAGTTCGGCGAAGAGGCCACCTTGTTCGCCGATGCAGATCACCGACGGGGTGAAACGGCGGGGGTCCATCCGCGGCAGCAGCGTCGTCACGTGGCGCTCGGCCCCGCCGATGCGGAGATCGGGGACGAGGAACAGCACGCGCAGTGGGCGTTCGGTCATTCCCATGATGCACCGGTCGTCTCCCGGAACCACTCCACCACCGTGGCGAGGCCTTCCTCGAAATCGAACCGGGGTTGGTAACCGAGAGACTTCAGCCTGGTGATGTCGACGACGAGCTTCTCTGGGTCGCCGGGCCGATTCACCCCGGTGTACCGGATCTCCGGAGACACACCCAGCTGTTCGCACAGTGATTTGGCGAGGATGTCGATCGTGTACTCCCGGCCGGCGCCCACGTTGTACGCCTCACCGGACATCGGCGCCCGGGCGGCGACGGTCATCGCGGACAGCGCCGCATCCTTGACGTACAGGAAGTCCCGGACCTGGGTCCCGTCGCCGTGGATCACGAGGCTCCTACGGTTGTCACGAAGCTTGCTGAGCAGATCGAACACCACCTGCTTGCGTTGGCGTGGCCCGTATGCGGAGAAGAATCTCACCGACGCCACCTCGAGTCCGTACAGCGCCCCGTAGATCGCGAGATAACGTTCAGCGGCCAGCTTTCCGGCGCCGTAGGGCGAGATCGGCACCGTGGGATCGTCCTCTCGGATCGGCGCCCGCACGGCGTTGCCGTAGACCGCCGCGGATGACGCGAACACGAGCCGTCCCGGCCACTGCATCGTGCGCAGCGCCTCCAGCAATCGGAAGGTGGCCACGCAATTGGTCTCGAAGTCGAACGACGGGAAGGCCACCGAGGGCGGCACGTACGCGTTCGCGGCGAGGTGAAAGATCACGTCGGCAGGATGCGTCGAAAGGTGTTGGGTCCAGGCCACTCTGCGGATGTCCTGTTGCGTGAGGGTGATGCTGTCGGAGACGGAGACGAGGTTGTCTCGCCGGCCCGATGCGAGCGTGTCGAGTACCGTCACCCTCGCACCCGCCGCGACGAGCAGTTCCACCAGATGCGAGCCGATGAAGCCGGCGCCCCCGGTGACGAGAACCGATTTCCCGGTCCAGCTGAATTCTTCGGTCATCGTGGCCACAACTGTTCCTCCTGCTTGCCTGACTGTCCGTCGAGGTGATGACCCGCAGCCTCCCGGTAGGCCGCGATGGTGTGCCGGGCGACCGCAGCGGGAGCGAATCGGTCCAGCGCGACCTCGTGTGCGCGGTGGCCCATCTGCTGACACCAGGCCTGGTTCGACAGAAGCGCAGACATGCGCGCTGCGAGGGCCCGTTCGTCTCCGGCGTCGACCAGAAGTCCCGTCTCGCCGTGGCAGACCATCTCCGGTACGCCGCCCACCCGGGAGGCGATGACAGGTTTGCCTGCCGCCATCGCCTGGGCGATCAACGTGGGGGCCGTCTCTTCCTGCGAGAACAGGACGACGGCCCGCGCGGCCGCGATCTCGTCCCGGAGTCGGCAGTTGTCCACCAGACCGATGACGTCGACGCAGTTCCGCAGACCGAGTGCGGACACCCGGTCACGAACGCTGTCGGCGTAGTCGGGGTCCGGCTGCGGTCCGGCGATGACCAACCGGGCTTCCGGTACCCGCCGGTGAGCGATCGCGAACGCGTTCACCACGCCGAGGACGTTCTTGCGCGGGGTCATCACCCCGGCGAAGAGCAACCTGGGTTCTGTGGGCGGTGATGGGGCGAGAGCGAAGAACTCCGTGCCCGTCGGGTTCGCGATACTCGCCTGCCTTCCACGGATCAGCCGTCCCACCTGTCCGGCGTCGTACTGGGAGATCGAGATGACGACAGCGGCGCGTCGCAGGACCCGCCGGATCATCCGCTCCATCGCCCCGCTGCGCATTCTCTCCCGCAGGGTGCGGGCCGACATTCGGCTCTCGACGTGGGGCAACCCGTGAACGGTGACGATCGACCGGTGGCCGCACCGGGTGGCCACATCGCCGTAGCAGCCGATCTCCTGCCCGTGCACCACATCAGGGTTGATCTGAGCCGCCAGCTTTCGTGCTTTCCGCACATCGAGAATCGACCGGGTCAGCATCCGGAATCGAGTCTGGCCGCGGAGGTAGTAGACCTCGGTCTTCGGGTCTATCCGGCGGTGATCGGTCGCC contains:
- a CDS encoding glycosyltransferase encodes the protein MTERPLRVLFLVPDLRIGGAERHVTTLLPRMDPRRFTPSVICIGEQGGLFAELAAEGIEVTAWRLRKRQAAQTLWKLVTTMRRTRPDVVVVRGYNAEALGRVAALLAGVRCTVVWVHNIADPEPRGALRDAADRILDRWTTAYFGVAEAQRDYLVGTLGYKQDKIRIVYNGVDTSQFDPHTDRRPLTEFGIDPEEPVVGIVAALRPEKDHATFLKAARRVADAMPQVNFLVIGDGPTRPELERLREDLGLREQVHFIGARHDINRILRAVDVFTLSSRDDCFPIAILEAMASGRPTVCTAVGGIPEMVIDGVTGSLVPAGDPPRLADAIVELVGNADTAQRMGIAARRRAETNFSLVRSVDDAQRALETVAAQAWSPRHRGSCARTVTPARRVPRRPQEATASATSGDSSTAGSR
- a CDS encoding GDP-mannose 4,6-dehydratase, yielding MTEEFSWTGKSVLVTGGAGFIGSHLVELLVAAGARVTVLDTLASGRRDNLVSVSDSITLTQQDIRRVAWTQHLSTHPADVIFHLAANAYVPPSVAFPSFDFETNCVATFRLLEALRTMQWPGRLVFASSAAVYGNAVRAPIREDDPTVPISPYGAGKLAAERYLAIYGALYGLEVASVRFFSAYGPRQRKQVVFDLLSKLRDNRRSLVIHGDGTQVRDFLYVKDAALSAMTVAARAPMSGEAYNVGAGREYTIDILAKSLCEQLGVSPEIRYTGVNRPGDPEKLVVDITRLKSLGYQPRFDFEEGLATVVEWFRETTGASWE
- a CDS encoding glycosyltransferase family 4 protein, with protein sequence MMIGAYPLEPDVINGGIESVTSTLVPALAEHDEIESITVLRFHHGDAATDHRRIDPKTEVYYLRGQTRFRMLTRSILDVRKARKLAAQINPDVVHGQEIGCYGDVATRCGHRSIVTVHGLPHVESRMSARTLRERMRSGAMERMIRRVLRRAAVVISISQYDAGQVGRLIRGRQASIANPTGTEFFALAPSPPTEPRLLFAGVMTPRKNVLGVVNAFAIAHRRVPEARLVIAGPQPDPDYADSVRDRVSALGLRNCVDVIGLVDNCRLRDEIAAARAVVLFSQEETAPTLIAQAMAAGKPVIASRVGGVPEMVCHGETGLLVDAGDERALAARMSALLSNQAWCQQMGHRAHEVALDRFAPAAVARHTIAAYREAAGHHLDGQSGKQEEQLWPR